One window of Quercus robur chromosome 5, dhQueRobu3.1, whole genome shotgun sequence genomic DNA carries:
- the LOC126727855 gene encoding uncharacterized protein LOC126727855 produces MEADFIARMQQIRLTEEEGEVLEIRSTNRDKTLEECSLSLLGRFLSTRPYNLKATKATLRAAWKLGSDVRIIEVGEEILQFKFTLESQLVWVLNNGPWSFDNNLLVLRRWERGMTARLVTFSVLPIWVQVWGLPFDLINEEAAWDIGKGLGHVVEVDNKTFSSEQARFIRICVEIPLHKPIWRGGYVLSLEGDRVRVGFKYERMVGLCYQCGLFGHDAKECPTPKDQQLTENPYGEWLKAGQRKSCDIPNRRRNSSPRWETR; encoded by the coding sequence ATGGAGGCTGACTTCATTGCCAGGATGCAACAGATACGGTTAACAGAGGAGGAAGGTGAAGTACTAGAGATTCGATCTACAAATCGGGATAAAACATTAGAGGAATGCTCCCTAAGCTTGTTGGGACGCTTCCTTTCCACTCGTCCCTATAACCTGAAAGCAACGAAGGCAACGTTACGAGCTGCATGGAAGCTGGGAAGTGATGTCAGGATCATCGAGGTGGGGGAAGAAATACTACAATTTAAGTTCACATTGGAAAGCCAGTTGGTATGGGTCCTTAACAATGGACCATGGAGCTTCGACAATAACCTCCTCGTCCTCCGTAGGTGGGAACGGGGCATGACGGCGAGGTTGGTAACTTTCTCAGTGCTACCTATATGGGTTCAAGTATGGGGATTGCCATTTGATCTCATCAATGAGGAAGCTGCATGGGATATTGGCAAAGGCCTCGGTCATGTGGTGGAAGTGGACAACAAAACTTTCTCGTCGGAACAAGCTCGCTTCATCCGAATCTGTGTGGAGATTCCGCTGCATAAACCAATTTGGCGGGGAGGTTATGTACTCAGCCTTGAAGGAGACCGGGTAAGAGTGGGATTCAAATATGAAAGAATGGTAGGACTTTGCTACCAATGTGGTTTATTTGGCCATGATGCAAAAGAGTGCCCAACCCCAAAGGACCAACAGCTGACCGAGAACCCATATGGGGAATGGCTGAAAGCAGGGCAACGGAAAAGCTGCGACATACCGAATAGACGACGGAACAGCTCACCACGGTGGGAAACAAGGTAG
- the LOC126727857 gene encoding uncharacterized protein LOC126727857 produces MSIGQIWLVNGPEQEINTLEAGWRVDSDQKSKFFIYWTSDNYQNTGCENLDCPGFVQTNKNFAIGSALDFSVYGSKQVDIGVAIYKSKDSWWLKVNDQEIGYWPISIYKYLKNSAARLDYGGEIYNAKAGGHHTKTQMGSGHFPSEGYGKAGYFRHIQYMDSTGSYKDVEPGKLGKDAAKPSCYDIQIQSDKSSGTNFYFGGPGYSADKCP; encoded by the exons ATGAGCATTGGTCAAATATGGCTTGTAAATGGTCCAGAGCAAGAAATAAACACTTTGGAAGCTGGATGGAGA GTTGATTCTGACCAAAAATCAAAGTTCTTCATATATTGGACT AGCGATAACTACCAAAACACGGGTTGCGAAAATCTTGATTGTCCTGGTTTTGTGCAAACAAACAAGAACTTTGCCATTGGATCTGCTTTAGATTTTTCCGTCTACGGCTCGAAGCAAGTCGACATAGGGGTAGCCATATACAAG AGCAAAGACAGTTGGTGGCTCAAAGTGAATGATCAGGAGATAGGATACTGGCCTATATCCATCTACAAATATTTAAAGAATAGTGCTGCTCGACTTGATTACGGTGGAGAGATTTACAACGCAAAAGCAGGAGGCCATCACACAAAAACTCAAATGGGAAGTGGCCATTTTCCAAGTGAAGGCTATGGAAAAGCAGGTTATTTTCGACATATTCAATACATGGATTCAACAGGCAGTTATAAAGATGTTGAGCCGGGGAAGCTGGGTAAAGATGCGGCGAAACCTTCCTGCTATGATATACAGATACAAAGTGATAAGAGCAGTGGAACCAATTTTTATTTCGGGGGTCCTGGCTATTCTGCAGATAAATGTCCATGA